One window of the Corynebacterium glutamicum ATCC 13032 genome contains the following:
- a CDS encoding cytochrome ubiquinol oxidase subunit I: MDVVDIARWQFGITTVYHFIFVPLTIGLAPLVAIMQTFWQVTGKEHWYRATRFFGTVLLINFAVGVATGIVQEFQFGMNWSEYSRFVGDVFGGPLALEGLIAFFLESVFLGLWIFGWGKIPGWLHTASIWIVAIATNISAYFIIVANSFMQHPVGAEYNPETGRAELTDFWALLTNSTALAAFPHAVAGGFLTAGTFVLGISGWWIIRAHRQAKKAESEIESKHSMHRPALWVGWWTTVVSSVALFITGDIQAKLMFVQQPMKMASAESLCETATDPNFSILTIGTHNNCDTVTHLIDVPFVLPFLAEGKFTGVTLQGVNQLQAAAEQAYGPGNYSPNLFVTYWSFRAMIGLMLGSLAIAAIAWLLLRKKRTPTGKIARLFQIGSLIAIPFPFLANSAGWIFTEMGRQPWVVHPNPESAGDARTEMIRMTVDMGVSDHAPWQVWLTLIGFTILYLILFVVWVWLIRRAVLIGPPEEGAPSVEAKTGPATPIGSDMPMTPLQFTAAAPTTGEKE, from the coding sequence GTGGATGTCGTCGACATCGCACGGTGGCAATTCGGAATTACCACCGTCTATCACTTCATTTTTGTCCCACTGACCATTGGCTTAGCGCCGCTGGTCGCAATCATGCAAACGTTTTGGCAAGTTACCGGCAAAGAGCACTGGTATCGGGCCACAAGATTTTTTGGCACTGTGCTGCTCATCAACTTCGCGGTTGGTGTAGCAACGGGCATTGTGCAGGAGTTCCAGTTCGGTATGAACTGGTCGGAATATTCGCGTTTCGTCGGTGATGTTTTCGGCGGACCGCTGGCTTTGGAGGGTCTTATCGCGTTCTTCCTTGAGTCTGTATTCCTGGGACTGTGGATTTTCGGATGGGGGAAGATTCCTGGTTGGTTGCACACTGCATCCATTTGGATCGTTGCTATTGCGACGAATATTTCTGCCTATTTCATCATCGTGGCCAACTCGTTTATGCAGCATCCGGTGGGTGCTGAGTATAACCCTGAGACTGGTCGTGCGGAGCTTACTGATTTTTGGGCTCTTCTCACAAACTCCACCGCGCTGGCTGCGTTCCCGCATGCTGTTGCCGGTGGTTTTTTAACAGCTGGAACTTTCGTTCTCGGAATTTCGGGTTGGTGGATTATTCGTGCGCACCGTCAGGCCAAGAAGGCTGAGTCGGAAATCGAGTCGAAGCATTCGATGCACAGGCCCGCGTTGTGGGTTGGTTGGTGGACCACAGTTGTCTCTTCCGTGGCGCTGTTCATCACTGGCGATATCCAGGCGAAGCTCATGTTCGTGCAGCAGCCAATGAAGATGGCGTCGGCGGAATCCTTGTGTGAAACCGCCACAGATCCAAACTTCTCCATTCTGACAATTGGTACGCACAACAACTGCGATACGGTAACCCACCTGATCGATGTTCCGTTTGTGCTTCCATTCTTGGCTGAAGGAAAATTCACCGGTGTGACTTTGCAGGGTGTAAACCAGCTCCAAGCTGCAGCGGAGCAAGCATACGGTCCTGGCAACTACTCCCCTAACTTGTTTGTCACCTACTGGTCATTCCGCGCAATGATCGGCCTGATGCTTGGTTCTTTGGCTATCGCTGCGATTGCGTGGCTGTTGCTGCGTAAGAAGCGCACACCAACTGGAAAGATTGCTCGTCTGTTCCAGATCGGCAGCCTCATTGCTATCCCGTTCCCATTCTTGGCCAACTCTGCTGGTTGGATCTTCACCGAGATGGGCCGCCAGCCTTGGGTGGTGCACCCGAACCCTGAATCTGCCGGCGATGCCCGAACAGAGATGATCCGGATGACTGTTGATATGGGTGTATCTGATCATGCGCCATGGCAAGTCTGGCTGACTCTCATTGGCTTCACGATTCTCTATCTCATTTTGTTCGTGGTGTGGGTGTGGCTGATTCGCCGCGCAGTTCTGATCGGACCACCAGAGGAAGGCGCTCCATCCGTGGAGGCAAAGACTGGACCGGCAACCCCGATTGGTTCAGATATGCCCATGACACCGCTGCAATTTACTGCCGCTGCCCCAACCACAGGTGAAAAGGAATAA
- a CDS encoding TetR/AcrR family transcriptional regulator, producing the protein MPTPSQHKDASTAQTDNQVPTGRRAQKREQTRARLITSARTLMAERGVDNVGIAEITEGANIGTGTFYNYFPDREQLLQAVAEDAFESVGIALDQVLTKLDDPAEVFAGSLRHLVRHSLEDRIWGGFFIQMGAAHPVLMRILGPRARRDLLHGLETGRFTIEDLDLATTCTFGSLIAAIQMALSADQDSNDDKDQIFAAAMLRMVGVQAAEAREIASRPLPEISPVKPQ; encoded by the coding sequence ATGCCCACGCCTTCGCAGCACAAGGACGCTTCAACAGCACAAACCGACAACCAGGTACCAACTGGCCGCCGTGCACAAAAACGCGAACAAACCCGCGCGCGCCTGATCACTTCCGCTCGCACACTCATGGCAGAACGGGGTGTCGACAATGTAGGAATAGCTGAAATCACCGAAGGCGCAAACATCGGAACGGGAACCTTCTACAACTACTTCCCAGACCGTGAACAACTACTCCAAGCTGTCGCAGAAGATGCCTTTGAATCCGTGGGAATTGCCCTCGACCAGGTGCTAACCAAATTAGACGATCCGGCTGAAGTATTTGCAGGGTCGCTTCGACATCTAGTACGGCACTCGTTAGAAGATCGGATTTGGGGCGGATTTTTCATACAAATGGGTGCTGCTCATCCCGTACTCATGCGCATCCTAGGACCCCGCGCACGCCGAGATCTACTTCATGGTTTAGAAACTGGCCGATTCACCATCGAAGATCTGGACCTAGCAACCACATGCACTTTTGGTTCACTCATCGCAGCGATCCAAATGGCGCTTTCTGCAGATCAAGATTCCAACGATGACAAAGATCAGATTTTCGCAGCCGCGATGCTCCGGATGGTGGGTGTTCAAGCAGCAGAAGCCCGGGAGATCGCTTCGCGTCCACTCCCCGAAATATCCCCAGTCAAACCGCAGTAG
- a CDS encoding (deoxy)nucleoside triphosphate pyrophosphohydrolase, giving the protein MKKRINVTGAVLVKENRILAAQRGPEMSLPGYWEFPGGKIEQGETPEASLARELKEELLCDATVGEHLTTTEHEYDFGIVVLSTYFCTLNDAEPQLTEHAEIRWVAPHELESLEWAPADIPAVKLLVEQLA; this is encoded by the coding sequence GTGAAGAAACGCATCAATGTAACCGGCGCCGTCCTAGTCAAGGAAAACCGTATCCTTGCAGCACAACGTGGTCCAGAGATGTCACTTCCCGGATATTGGGAGTTTCCGGGAGGAAAGATCGAGCAGGGCGAAACTCCAGAAGCTTCACTTGCACGAGAGCTCAAAGAAGAATTGCTTTGCGACGCCACCGTAGGCGAACACCTCACCACTACAGAGCACGAGTACGACTTTGGAATCGTCGTGCTTTCCACCTACTTCTGCACACTAAATGATGCAGAGCCTCAATTGACCGAGCATGCTGAGATCCGCTGGGTGGCACCACACGAATTGGAATCTTTGGAGTGGGCACCTGCTGATATTCCTGCGGTGAAACTTCTCGTCGAGCAGCTTGCTTAA
- a CDS encoding DUF3427 domain-containing protein yields the protein MSPFDSKLGRDTHFGFLDKTTASQQLLNPSLISNEDPHTMLQAIKLELRTAQSFTFSVAFISSRGIALLKQALLDFKGKGRIITSRYLDFNDPTMFRELLTLENVEVLIHQGDGFHSKGYVFHHDVGITAVVGSSNLTDNALLVNREWNLKFSASKNGDIAFQLDDAINRQIERSTPLTPEWISEYEATRRVPERLVSQNIPLEDQSNAGTIVPNVMQEEALDALLSLTEKGEKRGVIISATGTGKTILAALATRMLKPERVLFVVHREQILDKARSEFIKVLERPAVDFGKMSGSTKELDKPFVFGTIQTLTKEATLSQISPTDFDLVIVDEVHRAGAESYLALLNHLQPQFLLGLTATPERTDGFNIYELFDFNVPYEIRLQAALESNMLVPFHYYGVTDFTLDSETTVTDTSKLSALVSEERVHHILEALKTYGHPENVRGLIFCSKTEEAEELSKLLDQSLFNGSLLKTKALSAKDSIPYREEVVAELESGDLDYILTVDIFNEGIDIPSVNQIVMIRSTQSSIVFTQQLGRGLRKAAGKDHLRVIDFIGNYANNYLIPIALFGDNSRNKNSIRRRLIESDIDGTISGVSSVNFDPIAQERIFAALKAAKLDSKAQFKQDIVQLQDRLNHVPALLDFARFNTVDPFILATHSGNYWSLLSSVKFVDHAPSESEKYFLDFLTGELLNGKRPHELLLIQELMKQPETSTEEFRKLLQAQSTSSDEQTINSVERILSQEFYTGPNRKKFGEHPILSVQNRTYSFTPEFRRALDESLEVTDRDEAAQNFKFHVQDIIDTGLFIARNNGFWQGNLVVGERYSRRDVCRILNWERNNESTIYGYKVDSYTSTCPIFVTYHKADDVSESTRYQDELVDPNTLHWYSRGNRKITSNEIKPIAANAVDLHVFVKKDDAEGLDFFYLGQAHSENSKQSSMPGNKGVVQPVVTMDLQFDTPVEQSLFEYLSTNLAVTE from the coding sequence ATGAGCCCATTCGATTCAAAGCTTGGTCGCGATACCCATTTTGGATTCCTCGATAAGACCACTGCTTCGCAACAACTGCTGAATCCTTCATTGATTTCTAATGAGGATCCGCACACCATGTTGCAGGCGATCAAGTTAGAGCTTCGTACCGCACAGTCTTTTACATTTTCAGTCGCTTTTATTTCCAGTCGCGGTATCGCGTTGTTGAAACAGGCATTGTTGGACTTCAAGGGTAAAGGACGAATTATCACGTCCCGCTACCTGGATTTCAATGATCCAACGATGTTTCGTGAGCTTCTTACTTTGGAGAACGTGGAAGTCCTCATACATCAAGGCGATGGTTTCCACTCCAAGGGCTACGTTTTCCATCACGACGTGGGAATCACCGCAGTAGTGGGTAGTTCCAACCTCACAGATAATGCTCTGTTGGTAAACCGGGAATGGAATCTGAAGTTCTCTGCCAGCAAGAATGGCGACATTGCTTTTCAACTTGATGATGCGATTAATCGCCAAATTGAACGATCCACGCCACTGACGCCTGAATGGATCTCAGAGTATGAGGCAACCAGACGTGTACCTGAGCGTTTGGTGTCTCAGAATATTCCTCTCGAGGATCAAAGTAACGCCGGAACAATTGTTCCAAACGTCATGCAGGAAGAGGCCCTCGACGCTCTACTTTCTTTGACGGAGAAGGGAGAGAAACGTGGTGTCATTATTTCTGCGACAGGAACTGGCAAGACTATCCTGGCTGCTCTAGCTACAAGAATGCTCAAGCCTGAACGAGTTTTGTTTGTCGTGCACCGCGAACAAATTCTGGATAAGGCGCGATCCGAGTTCATCAAAGTTCTTGAACGTCCCGCTGTTGATTTCGGAAAAATGTCTGGCTCGACCAAGGAGCTAGATAAGCCGTTTGTGTTTGGCACCATCCAAACGCTGACAAAGGAAGCTACACTTTCCCAGATCTCCCCTACTGACTTTGATTTAGTCATCGTCGATGAAGTCCATCGCGCCGGTGCCGAATCCTATTTGGCATTGCTCAATCATCTGCAGCCACAGTTTTTATTGGGCCTGACTGCTACCCCAGAGCGAACTGATGGATTCAATATTTATGAGTTGTTCGATTTCAACGTGCCATATGAGATCCGACTTCAAGCTGCTTTAGAATCCAACATGCTCGTACCGTTTCACTATTACGGTGTCACAGACTTCACGCTTGATTCTGAAACAACGGTGACTGATACCTCCAAACTAAGTGCCTTGGTGAGCGAAGAGAGAGTCCATCACATTCTGGAGGCCCTCAAAACTTATGGTCATCCAGAAAATGTTCGTGGACTGATCTTCTGTTCCAAGACTGAAGAGGCTGAGGAGCTGTCAAAACTTCTCGACCAGTCGTTGTTTAATGGCAGCTTGCTTAAAACCAAGGCGCTCTCTGCGAAGGACTCAATTCCCTACCGCGAAGAGGTTGTAGCTGAGCTGGAGTCCGGCGACCTGGACTACATCTTGACGGTTGACATCTTCAATGAAGGCATTGATATTCCTTCGGTGAATCAAATCGTAATGATTCGTAGTACTCAATCAAGCATTGTGTTTACGCAGCAGCTCGGGCGTGGACTCCGAAAAGCTGCTGGCAAAGACCATCTGCGCGTTATTGATTTCATTGGCAACTACGCGAACAACTATCTCATTCCCATCGCATTGTTTGGCGATAATTCTCGCAATAAGAACAGCATCAGACGCCGCCTGATTGAGAGCGATATTGATGGAACAATCTCAGGTGTTTCAAGTGTTAACTTTGATCCCATCGCGCAGGAGAGAATTTTTGCTGCGTTGAAGGCTGCGAAGTTGGACTCAAAAGCACAATTCAAGCAGGATATTGTTCAGCTTCAAGATCGACTCAATCATGTGCCAGCACTGTTAGACTTCGCTCGCTTCAATACTGTTGATCCGTTTATCCTTGCCACGCATTCTGGCAACTACTGGTCGCTGCTCAGTTCAGTGAAGTTTGTCGATCACGCTCCCAGCGAATCGGAGAAGTACTTTCTGGATTTCCTTACCGGAGAGCTTCTTAACGGCAAGCGACCTCATGAGCTGTTGCTGATCCAGGAACTAATGAAACAGCCTGAAACTTCTACTGAAGAATTCCGTAAGCTCTTGCAGGCCCAATCGACTAGTTCAGATGAGCAAACAATCAACTCGGTTGAAAGGATTTTGAGCCAAGAATTCTATACGGGACCAAACCGCAAGAAGTTTGGCGAACATCCGATCCTCTCTGTTCAAAACCGCACCTACTCTTTTACTCCCGAGTTCCGACGTGCCCTCGACGAAAGCCTAGAAGTGACGGACCGAGATGAGGCTGCTCAGAATTTTAAGTTTCACGTCCAAGACATCATCGACACTGGTTTGTTTATCGCCAGAAACAATGGATTTTGGCAAGGAAACCTCGTTGTTGGCGAGAGATACTCCCGACGAGATGTCTGCCGAATTCTCAATTGGGAACGAAACAACGAGAGCACGATTTATGGATACAAAGTGGACAGTTACACATCTACTTGCCCAATCTTTGTGACCTATCACAAGGCTGATGATGTATCCGAAAGTACTCGTTACCAGGATGAACTCGTCGATCCGAATACCCTTCATTGGTATTCCCGCGGCAACCGAAAGATCACGTCTAATGAGATCAAGCCCATCGCTGCGAATGCTGTGGATCTTCATGTTTTTGTGAAGAAGGACGATGCCGAAGGCCTTGATTTCTTCTACCTTGGTCAAGCGCATTCAGAAAACAGCAAACAGTCATCGATGCCCGGAAACAAAGGAGTTGTGCAACCGGTGGTCACAATGGATCTACAGTTCGACACACCCGTCGAACAAAGCCTGTTTGAGTACCTGAGCACAAATCTCGCCGTAACGGAGTAA
- a CDS encoding DEAD/DEAH box helicase — translation MSNTENVNGDVEQPNNVISSESQETPQGDSASADFALETPTNTVEDAPASEGSEEITRVADTSEDADSADADNASNVINENEDSSEGANQPSNESSSTEAKSGFDALGLPERVLDAVRKVGYETPSPIQAQTIPILMEGQDVVGLAQTGTGKTAAFALPILARIDKSVRSPQALVLAPTRELALQVADSFQSFADHVGGLNVLPIYGGQAYGIQLSGLRRGAHIVVGTPGRIIDHLEKGSLDISGLRFLVLDEADEMLNMGFQEDVERILEDTPDEKQVALFSATMPNGIRRLSKQYLNNPAEITVKSETRTNTNITQRFLNVAHRNKMDALTRILEVTEFEAMIMFVRTKHETEEVAEKLRARGFSAAAINGDIAQAQRERTVDQLKDGRLDILVATDVAARGLDVERISHVLNFDIPNDTESYVHRIGRTGRAGRTGEAILFVTPRERRMLRSIERATNAPLHEMELPTVDQVNDFRKVKFADSITKSLEDKQMDLFRTLVKEYSQANDVPLEDIAAALATQAQSGDFLLKELPPERRERNDRRRDRDFDDRGGRGRDRDRGDRGDRGSRFDRDDENLATYRLAVGKRQHIRPGAIVGALANEGGLNSKDFGRITIAADHTLVELPKDLPQSVLDNLRDTRISGQLINIERDSGGRPPRRFERDDRGGRGGFRGDRDDRGGRGRDRDDRGSRGGFRGGRDRDDRGGRGGFRGRDDRGDRGGRGGYRGGRD, via the coding sequence ATGAGTAATACCGAGAACGTCAACGGCGACGTAGAACAGCCGAATAACGTCATTTCGTCGGAATCTCAGGAAACCCCGCAGGGTGACTCAGCATCAGCTGACTTCGCTCTCGAAACCCCAACCAACACTGTTGAAGATGCACCAGCATCTGAGGGTAGCGAAGAGATCACCAGGGTTGCGGATACTTCTGAGGACGCCGACTCTGCAGATGCAGACAACGCGAGCAATGTAATCAATGAGAATGAGGACTCCTCGGAAGGTGCTAACCAGCCTTCAAACGAGTCATCCTCTACGGAAGCCAAATCCGGCTTCGATGCACTCGGACTGCCAGAGCGTGTTCTTGACGCTGTGCGCAAGGTGGGTTACGAAACTCCTTCCCCAATTCAGGCACAAACCATCCCAATCCTCATGGAGGGCCAGGATGTTGTTGGTCTAGCACAGACCGGTACCGGTAAGACTGCAGCTTTCGCGCTGCCAATCCTTGCCCGTATTGACAAGTCCGTGCGCAGCCCACAGGCACTTGTGCTTGCCCCTACCCGTGAGCTGGCACTTCAGGTTGCTGACTCCTTCCAATCCTTCGCTGACCACGTCGGTGGCCTGAACGTTCTGCCAATCTATGGTGGACAGGCTTACGGCATTCAGCTCTCTGGCCTGCGTCGTGGCGCTCACATCGTCGTGGGTACCCCAGGCCGAATCATCGATCACCTCGAAAAGGGCTCCCTGGATATCTCCGGACTGCGCTTCCTCGTGCTCGATGAAGCAGACGAGATGCTGAACATGGGCTTCCAGGAAGATGTCGAGCGCATCCTCGAGGACACCCCAGACGAGAAGCAGGTTGCACTATTCTCCGCAACGATGCCAAACGGCATTCGTCGCCTGTCCAAGCAGTACCTGAACAACCCTGCTGAAATCACCGTTAAGTCCGAGACCAGGACTAACACCAACATCACCCAGCGCTTCCTCAACGTTGCACACCGCAACAAGATGGATGCACTGACCCGTATTCTCGAGGTCACCGAGTTTGAAGCAATGATCATGTTCGTGCGCACCAAGCACGAAACTGAAGAAGTTGCTGAAAAGCTCCGTGCACGCGGATTCTCCGCAGCAGCCATCAACGGCGACATTGCTCAGGCACAGCGTGAGCGCACCGTCGACCAGCTGAAGGACGGCCGCCTGGACATCCTCGTTGCAACCGACGTTGCAGCCCGTGGTCTTGACGTTGAGCGCATCTCCCACGTGCTTAACTTCGACATTCCAAACGACACCGAGTCCTACGTTCACCGCATCGGCCGCACCGGCCGTGCAGGACGTACCGGCGAGGCAATCCTGTTCGTGACCCCACGTGAGCGTCGTATGCTTCGCTCCATCGAGCGCGCAACCAACGCACCACTGCACGAAATGGAACTGCCAACCGTCGATCAGGTCAACGACTTCCGCAAGGTCAAGTTCGCTGACTCCATCACCAAGTCCCTCGAGGACAAGCAGATGGACCTGTTCCGCACCCTGGTCAAGGAATACTCCCAGGCCAACGACGTTCCTCTAGAGGACATCGCAGCGGCACTGGCAACCCAGGCACAGTCCGGCGACTTCCTGCTCAAGGAGCTCCCACCAGAGCGCCGTGAGCGCAACGACCGCCGTCGTGACCGTGACTTCGACGACCGTGGTGGACGTGGACGCGACCGTGACCGTGGCGACCGCGGAGATCGTGGCTCACGCTTCGACCGCGACGACGAGAACCTGGCAACCTACCGCCTCGCAGTGGGCAAGCGCCAGCACATCCGCCCAGGCGCAATCGTTGGTGCACTTGCCAACGAAGGTGGCCTGAACTCCAAGGACTTCGGCCGCATCACCATCGCAGCCGACCACACCCTGGTTGAACTGCCAAAGGATCTCCCACAGAGCGTTCTTGACAACCTGCGCGACACCCGCATCTCCGGCCAGCTCATCAACATAGAACGCGACTCCGGTGGACGCCCACCACGCCGCTTCGAGCGCGATGACCGTGGCGGACGCGGCGGATTCCGCGGCGACCGTGATGACCGCGGTGGACGTGGACGTGACCGTGACGATCGTGGAAGCCGTGGAGGTTTCCGCGGTGGACGTGACCGTGATGATCGTGGCGGACGCGGTGGATTCCGCGGACGCGACGACCGCGGAGACCGTGGTGGCCGTGGCGGTTACCGTGGCGGACGCGACTAA
- the cydB gene encoding cytochrome d ubiquinol oxidase subunit II — MDLNTFWFILIAFLFAGYFLLEGFDFGVGILAPIIGKDSAARNTVIRTIGPVWDGNEVWLIVAGGALFAAFPEWYATMFSGMYLPLFLVLVSLIMRVVGLEWRKKVDDPRWQKWSDRAIFIGSWTPPLMWGFIFANILRGMPLKADHTIDAAAALPGMVNVFAILGALAFTALFALHGLAFIRLKTAGRVRTDAAKAAPVVALLAAVTGGPFVLWAAIAYGRSWSWILAVLIIAAVLGGAFALIKDRDGLSFLSTSVAVIGVVALLFSSLFPNVMPTTLADGVSLDIWNASASAYAFTILTWTAAVIAPLVVLYQGWTYWVFRKRLHAEPVSA, encoded by the coding sequence ATGGATCTCAATACCTTTTGGTTTATTCTCATCGCATTTTTGTTTGCGGGATACTTTCTCCTCGAAGGATTCGACTTCGGCGTCGGAATTTTGGCACCCATCATCGGTAAAGATTCAGCGGCTAGGAACACAGTGATCCGTACGATTGGCCCTGTCTGGGACGGAAATGAAGTGTGGCTGATCGTGGCAGGTGGCGCTTTGTTTGCTGCCTTCCCTGAGTGGTACGCAACGATGTTCTCCGGAATGTATCTGCCGCTGTTCCTCGTGCTTGTGTCGTTGATCATGCGCGTGGTGGGCCTTGAATGGCGCAAGAAAGTCGATGATCCTCGTTGGCAAAAGTGGTCTGACCGGGCCATCTTTATTGGTTCTTGGACTCCACCGCTGATGTGGGGATTCATCTTCGCCAATATTTTGCGTGGCATGCCCCTCAAGGCGGATCACACCATCGATGCTGCGGCAGCCCTTCCTGGCATGGTCAACGTCTTCGCCATTCTGGGTGCACTTGCGTTCACCGCACTGTTCGCCCTTCATGGTCTCGCATTCATCCGCCTGAAAACTGCTGGTCGGGTGCGCACCGATGCGGCGAAGGCAGCTCCAGTAGTCGCACTTCTTGCTGCGGTGACTGGTGGACCTTTCGTGTTGTGGGCTGCCATCGCATACGGCCGTTCCTGGTCCTGGATCCTCGCAGTGCTGATCATCGCAGCGGTTCTCGGTGGAGCTTTCGCACTGATCAAAGACCGCGATGGATTAAGCTTCCTGTCCACTTCCGTCGCTGTCATCGGTGTCGTTGCACTGCTGTTTAGTTCGCTTTTCCCCAACGTCATGCCAACAACGCTTGCTGATGGCGTGAGCCTGGATATCTGGAACGCCTCCGCAAGCGCCTACGCATTTACTATCCTGACTTGGACCGCCGCTGTGATCGCACCGCTGGTTGTCCTCTACCAAGGCTGGACCTACTGGGTGTTCCGCAAACGACTTCACGCCGAGCCAGTGTCTGCTTAA
- a CDS encoding amino acid permease has product MNASPAPTRSFKGLRARHIHFIALGSAIGTGLFYGSAGAIQAAGPSVLLVYLLGGAVVYFMLRALGEMAVHHPVRGSFAVYTRAHLGGWAGYITGWMFAFEMLIVCLADLTAIGIYMNFWFPGTPQWTWVVATLLIVGGANLASVRWFGELEFIFTIIKVTAVVAMIVGGAAILAFGLGANAEVAGVSNLWEHGGFFPNGVEGMIAAFILVLFAFGGTEIIGVAGSEAEDPEKSIPKAVNTVPVRILLFYVGAILVILALNPWPSITGEESPFVQIFDTLGVNWAAGLLNAVVITAALSAINADLFGAGRVLTGLAKENLAPKAMGKIAKNGVPVMTTTIMIIVLIVGVILNAVLPERVFEIVASLATFATVYVWLMILLAQVGSRRNMPADEVKSLKFPVPFYPFGQYFAILFIAFTFGIMVWYDNYHLPLAVGVGFLVLMTILYYATGRPKAIAPIDYEELDPRRD; this is encoded by the coding sequence ATGAATGCCTCCCCTGCCCCAACCCGATCTTTTAAAGGATTGCGGGCTCGACACATTCACTTCATCGCGCTGGGTTCCGCGATCGGCACCGGCTTGTTCTACGGTTCCGCTGGCGCAATCCAAGCAGCTGGTCCATCTGTACTCTTGGTCTACCTTCTCGGTGGCGCCGTCGTGTACTTCATGCTGCGCGCACTCGGCGAGATGGCTGTGCATCACCCAGTCCGTGGTTCCTTCGCGGTCTACACCCGCGCACACCTTGGCGGATGGGCAGGCTACATCACCGGCTGGATGTTCGCGTTTGAGATGCTCATCGTCTGCCTGGCTGACCTCACAGCCATCGGCATCTATATGAACTTCTGGTTCCCCGGCACCCCACAATGGACTTGGGTGGTAGCCACCCTTCTTATTGTCGGTGGCGCAAACCTCGCATCAGTGCGTTGGTTCGGTGAGCTCGAGTTCATCTTCACCATCATTAAGGTCACCGCAGTTGTCGCCATGATCGTCGGCGGCGCAGCCATCCTCGCATTCGGTCTCGGCGCCAACGCTGAAGTTGCCGGCGTATCCAACCTCTGGGAGCACGGCGGATTCTTCCCCAACGGTGTTGAAGGCATGATCGCAGCCTTCATCCTTGTTCTCTTCGCATTCGGTGGCACCGAAATCATCGGTGTTGCAGGCTCTGAAGCTGAAGATCCTGAGAAGTCCATCCCCAAGGCTGTTAATACTGTCCCAGTACGCATCCTCCTCTTCTATGTGGGTGCCATCCTGGTGATCCTTGCCCTTAATCCTTGGCCTTCCATCACCGGCGAAGAATCCCCATTCGTCCAGATCTTCGACACCCTCGGCGTCAACTGGGCTGCTGGTCTCCTCAACGCCGTGGTCATCACCGCTGCACTGTCTGCCATCAACGCTGACCTCTTCGGCGCTGGCCGCGTTCTCACTGGTCTTGCGAAGGAAAACCTCGCACCAAAGGCCATGGGCAAGATCGCCAAGAACGGCGTTCCAGTCATGACCACCACCATCATGATCATCGTCTTGATCGTGGGAGTAATCCTCAACGCAGTGCTTCCCGAGCGCGTCTTCGAGATCGTCGCTTCCCTAGCAACCTTCGCCACAGTTTACGTCTGGCTGATGATCCTGCTCGCACAGGTGGGATCCCGCCGAAACATGCCTGCCGACGAGGTCAAGTCCCTGAAGTTCCCTGTCCCCTTCTACCCCTTCGGACAATACTTCGCGATCCTATTTATCGCCTTCACCTTCGGCATCATGGTCTGGTACGACAACTACCACCTGCCACTCGCCGTCGGCGTTGGATTCCTTGTCCTGATGACAATCCTTTACTACGCCACAGGCCGACCAAAGGCGATCGCTCCGATCGATTATGAAGAGCTAGATCCGCGACGCGATTAA